Part of the Limihaloglobus sulfuriphilus genome is shown below.
CTATATCAATTCGATAGCCGCAGTCGAGATGAAAGCCTTTGTAATTGACCGCAAGAGGCTTTTCCCTCTCGAACTTAATGTTGTTTAATCGAAATTCATGACAAAGGCATTGCTGGTAGGCAGATTCGAGCAAACCCGGACCGAGGGACTTGTGTACGTCTATGGCGCAGCCTATTACCCTGTTGGACAGCTCACTGAACTGGATATTCTTATTTACTTTTGCCATTATTTCTGTCTCATTTTATTTGACAATGAAAACATACCAATTAATGCAGAGTTTTCTGTTTAGTTTTTAGAGTCGTTTTGCACTTTTTTATTTATTCCTTCATGACCTTCATTTACTTCATGGTTTTAATTATTTACCATGAAGGCATTGAAGGTGTTGAAGAATGTCTTTGTTTACTTTCAAAACTTTTACCCATAAAATAAAGGGAGCAAACTTTTCTGTTGCATGTTATTTCTAATAAATACTTTACATAACAGTTTGAAATACGGTTTTTCCTTTATGCCTTGTCTTGTTATACCCTATATATCATGCAAAGATTTACTACCAATTGAGCTCGCATCGTATTATAGGCAACCCACTGACAATGTCAACAGGATGCCTTGCTTGGGTTTCGCTGTTATGAGTGACATTTTTACGGCTGTGATGGGTTTAATTCGGGTTTGCGGCGGTGGTGAGGGCAGAGGAAAATCTTTTTATAAAGTTTTTTTTAATAGAAATTTATGTGTTTTACTGCAAGTATTATAATGCTTGACAATGGCGGGCAATGTGCTATATTAGAATGTTGTTGATTTGACTTTTTTTAATTACAGGAGTTTAAAATGAACAGCTTTAGTGAGCTTGTGAAGAAGTGCCGCAGTTACCGGCGTTTTGACGGCAGCCATCAGGTAGCCAAACAGACCCTCATTGACCTTGTAGGCCTTGCCAGGTTTACCGCCTCCGGGGCGAATCTCCAGCCGCTTAAATATATCATAAGCTCAGATGAGCAGAAGAACGCAGTGATCTTTGATTCACTTGCCTGGGCCGGATATCTGACTGATTGGGACTGCCCGGCCAAAGATGAAAGGCCCAGCGGCTACATCATCATTCTAAATGATACGACAATCGCTAAAATCAGCGGTTACGATCCCGGCATAGCCGCACAGACCATCATGCTCGGCGCGGTTGACAGGGGCCTGGGCGGCTGCATGTTCGGCTCAATTAACCGCAAAAAACTTTCTCAAAATCTGAAAATACCAGAGAAGTATGAGGTTCTGCTGGTGTTGGCGATCGGAAAGCCCGTAGAAACGGTAGTTCTCGAAGATGCCGATGGAGACATAAAATATTACAGGGATGAAAACCAGGTTCACCACGTGCCCAAACGCACACTTGATGAGCTGATTCTCGATCTGTGATGATGGGAGTGCTTTACTTGCTCTGAGAGGAGTTTGCTTTATGGCGTTTGTGCTTAATTTGATCTGGTTCATTCTCGGCGGGTTAGTGCTATGCATTACCTGGTTTCTTGGCGGGTTAATAATGTGCATAACCGTAATTGGGATCCCGTTTGGAGTGGCCTGTTTCAGGATAGCAGGATTCATAGCATTTCCATTTGGCAAGGATATAATTGACGCGCGGCTTCTCGGCGAAAAAAGAATAACCGGAACTGCTTTGATGAACTTTCTCTGGATCGTTCTGGCGGGAATATGGCTTGCTATATCGCACGCAATCGCGGCGGTGCTTTGTTTTATAACCATAATTGGAATCCCCTTAGCCGTGATCCACGCCCGAATGGCGAGGGTCAGTTTTGCGCCTCTGGGCAAGAGGATAGTCATAAAGTCTGAGGTAAGAGAAGCAATAAAGTACAATACCAGAGCTAAAATAGAAAAGCGTAAAAAGGCATGAGTTAAAAAGAGAAATCAAAATATTTTCTCTGATTTTTATCCGCAAGGCAGTAATTTGGTATTTGCAATTAATTCAGCTATATGTTATAGTAGAATTATGAGTTTTGTTTTTTGAAATGAGATGATTGTTTAAATGCAAAATCTATTAAAAGTTTCAATATAATGAGATTTATTAAAAAAGGAGATACTAAAATGCCTAAATTTGATGGAACAGGACCTGCCGGCCAAGGTCCGGGAACCGGACGCGGCTTAGGCCGTGGGCAGGGCGGCGGCAAAGGCGCAGGAGGCGGCCCGTATGCCGCAGGACCAGGCGGAAATTGTGTCTGTCCCAAATGCGGCCAGGCTTTGCCTCACAAAACAGCTCAGCCCTGTAATCAGATGACATGCCCCAAGTGCGGCAGTAAAATGACACGAGGTTAAATATTTAGAAAGGAAACTAATTATGCCGGAATTTGCAAATCCCTTCAGTTGTCTTGCAAATGATAGAAAACTCACCGATGCGGAGTTGATCAGATCAATCCGTTTCATGATAGCCGCTGAGTATGAAGCCATTCAGCTTTATATGCAGCTGGCCGAATCAACAGACAACAAACTTGCCAAAGAAGTTCTCATTGACATAGCTGACGAAGAGCGTGTTCATGCGGGCGAGTTTTTGAAACTTCTTCACCATCTGGCACCCGATGAAAAAGATTTCTATGCCGAAGGAACCGAAGAAGTAGAAGAAATGATCGAAGAGTTAGAGAAAAAGAAATAACTCGCAGTTCTTCAGATTCTTGACATATTTTGCAGCGGCGGAATTCTGGCTCTCAAGCCGGGTCTGCCTTCAGGCGGTTCCTGCCGGTGATTATAAACAGCCGGCGCAGCGCGTCCGGGTAGAATCGCTGCGCCGGTTGGCAAAAGTTAAATTGTACTTATAATCCGGTCAAATGCGCGGGTGTCTTTTGAGTGGGTCAGAATTTCGGTTCCCATCCGGGCTCGTATTCGCGGCTCCACATTTTTATCGCTTTGGCATTGTTAATGATATGGCCGCTTGCGGGGTCGCATTCTAGGGTTGTGTTGAGCTTTGCGGATATATTCGCCAGATGCCCCAGCAGTATCGATTTGTGGCCTTCATCAATCGGGGAATTAACCTTGCCTTTGCCGATAATCGCGTTTATAAGGTTTTCAGCGTGATAGTCATTGAGGCCGGGGTCAATCGTGTTTGTGCTGCTGGTATCGCTTTTCTTTCCGGGGGCTTCTTCTCTGATTAGTTTTCCGTCCAGGTCGAGGATCTTGTATCTGTTGGAGTAGTATTCTATGACGCCTTTATCGCCGAAAAATGCTACGCCGCGTGTCTCACGGTCGTAGGTCTTGTATTGACTGCCGCTCAGGCCCTCCCAGGTAATCATTCTATCGTCTTTGTACTGAATAGCGATATTTTGGGTGTCCCAGAATTGCCAGTCATCCTGATTGGGGTAGTGTATCCTGCCGGCAGTGCTGTTTACTCTTTTTGGGTAATCAACCTTAAGCGCCCAGCGTGCTACATCGAGCTCATGTGAAGCGTTGTTCAAAGACTCGCCGGTTCCCCAGTTCCAGAACCAGTGCCAGTTGTAGGGATGTATGTTGTCACGGTAATCAGTCCTGGGTGCCGGGCCCTGCCAGAGGTTCCAGTCAAGATACGCCGGTACATCTACCTTTTTTCCATAGCCGATAGGGCCGCGTTTATTTGAGTACCAGGTTTTTGCGTAATAAACATCGCCGATGACACCGCCGTGAATCTCGTCAATCATCTGTTCAACGATCTTGAATGACCGCCGCTGGTTGCCCATCTGAACTATGCCTCCGTATTTTTTCTGTGCGGCTATGAACATCTCGCCCTCTGCCGGGTTGTGGCTGCACGGCTTCTCTACGTAAACGTGTTTTCCTGCCGCCAGTGCCGCAATACCCATAGGAGCGTGCCAGTGGTCTGGAGAGGCAATTACCAGCAGGTCAACTTCTTTGTCATCCAGAGCCGAACGGAAGTCTTTGATCTGTTCGGGGATTGAACCCTGTGCCTTTTCAACAGCCGCGGCTGCATCCGGAAGGTATCTGCTGTCAACGTCAATTACATATTTTACCCGGCAGTTTGGGATAGAGGCGAATTTGGAAGCGAGGTATTTTCCCCTTGATCTAACTCCTGCAACGGCAGCAATAACCTTATTTGAAGCGTAATTCTGCGGTGCGGCAGGTGCGAGCCTGGAAATAAAAGAATACGTAAGTCCCGCGGCAGCGCCGAGTTTGCCGAAATCTCTGCGTGTAATCTGGTTTTTCATTTTTTAATCCTTTTTCAGTAAATAGTTTCCGGTGTTAGCTTAATTCAGTCAAGCTCTCTGATTTTTATACTCCTGAAATGCACCTCATTGCCGTGGTCCTGCAAGAGGATGTGACCTGTGTCGCGTTCTCCGAATGCCGGCCATACGCGGTATTTGCTGTATGCGACCAGTGCCCGCCACATCTGATTTCGGCGTTGGTATTCCACCATCTTGAGGTTGTTGAGCCAGTGTTCAACATGGTCTCCGCGTACTATTATATGTGCCTGATTCCAGTAATTCTGTCCGTGAAGCCGTTTGCCGTATGGGGCATCAGCGGCAATCAAATCGTACAGCGAGGCGAGTGTGCGGTTGTCGTTTACGCCGGCTTTGGCATCAGGGTGGTGTTTGTCGTCGAGTATCTGGAATTCACAGCCTATGCTGGAGCCTGCGCCTTTGTTGAGCTCGGTATCCACAAAATATTTTATGCCGCTGTTGGCACCTTTTGTAAACCAGAAGTCAACCTTCAGCTCGAAGTTTTTGTATTGCTTTACGGTGACAATGTCGCCGCCGTTTTCAGATTCTCCGCCGCCGGAGCTGTGGACAATTAGCTCACCGTCTTTTACTGACCAGCCTTTATCCGGGAAGCTCTTTAGTTTTGCCCCTCTCCAGCCGTTTGTTGTTTCTCCGTCAAAGAGCAGTTTCCAGCCTTCTTCCTTTTCGCGCTGACTGAGCTCATTATGCAGATAGTTGATCTGGCGTATATCTGTGTTTTCCGGCATCAGGTTTTGATGAATATTTTCCGTCATAATTCTGACGTTTTTCCAGCTGATCTTTGCCCCTGGTTTGGGTGTGGCGTGCACCTGAAGCCCAATAAAACCCTGCCGGACGTATTTATCCTCTTCTATAAGGTCTGCGCAGGGGACGCCGTTTACCCAGGTGCGGACCCTGTTTCCAACGGCTTCTATACGGAACCTGTTCCAGCCATCGACATCAAATGCGTTTCTGGCGGGTTGGTTTTCGTAAAGGGGATATAGCCACATTCTGCCGGCCTCATCGTATATGCCGCCGCTCCAGCGTCTTTCTGCCGGGTCGCATTCTACCTGCAAGCCGCCTACACGGTCGGTCTGTTCGTTCACGATTTGGCTGCGTATCTGAACGCCGGAATTGATCGGCTCATGAAGTTTCATGTCATATTCAAGAATGAAGTCCTTGAATTTTGCCTTTGTGCATAAAAAAGTGTTTATCTTAGAGTCTTTGCTCGTGCCTGTGATGACACCGTCCCTGATAGAAAACTCTGAGATGCCTCCATGTTTTTCCCAGGCATCGAGATTTTCTGCCGAGCTGAGGTAAAACCATCCTGGAGCGGCTGACGCTGCATAAGTTATTGTAAGTAAGGTGAATAAAAGAAATGCCAGGTTGAAGTTAAGTTTTTTCATTTTCAATCCTTTTCTGTAAAAAGTTGCACAATATTGTTGTGAAATTGTATAATACTTACTTGATATCAAATTAAATTGTATTATATTAACGTAATGTGTTGAGTCAAGGTTTTTTTCTCAGCAGTAATTGTTATGGCTTGGTTTTAACAGAAAAGGTTTTAAACATGCAGACAGGCAAAGAGTTAATAGATGCTATGTTAAAAGGCGGGCGTTACGAGCGTGTGGGGGTGTTTGATTTTATCTGGGAAGATACAATCGCCGGCTGGAAGCAGCAGGGACTTCCGGAACAGGAAAACGGCAGCCCGATTCACATCGCCTCACATTTTGGCTGGGATATCGATATGGTTGGCGGCTGGCTGGACTATATGCCTCTTAAGGGCTATGATGAGGTGGTTGAAGAGACGCAGGACTGGCATATACGCAGAAACGGTGCAGGTGCCGCTTTCAGGTACTGGAAGGGCAAGTCAAGCTGTCCTGAGCATATCGATTTCCGCATGACAAGCCGCAAAATCTGGGAAACTGATTACCGGCCGCATCTTCTAAAGCTCGACCCGGGCAGGATCAATGAAAAACTGATGCGTGAACATCTTGCGGCCGGCAGAGAGGGCGGCAGGTGGGTTTGTTTTACAAAGGCGTTTATATTCGAGGTGCTTCGTCAAAGTCTTGGAGATGTGTGCATGTATGAAAGTCTGCTTCTGGATCCTGAATGGATACATGATTTCAACCGGGTTTATACAGATTTTTATAAGATGCACTACACCTATATGTTTGAGAATATAGGCAAACCTGATGGAATGATACTGTGTGAGGATATGGGCTATACAGGTGCGGCGTTTTGTTCAGAGGCTGTCTTTGAAGAGCTGTTTTTCCCATATTTCGCGGAGATAATAGAGTTTCTCAAATCGCACGATGTTCATGTTCTGCTGCATTCCTGCGGTTATGTTCAGCATCTTGTGCCGCGTTTTGTTGAGCTTGGATTCGAGGGGATACATCCTTTGGAGGTAAAAGCCGGCTGCGATGTACGCAAGGCTGCCCGTGATTATGCGGATAAACTTCTGTTTCTGGGCGGGCTGGACAAGCGGGTTTATGAGAGCGGGGACCGTGAGCTGATCGCGAGGGAAACGAAAAAAATTATTACGGACATGAAGGCCCTCGACGCGAGGTTTGTTTATGCTCTGGATCATTCACTCTCGACCGCTGTGAAATACCAGGACTATCTCTATGGACTGGAAGTGTACAGAGAAAATTGCGGTTATTGACGAAAAGCTGACCCAAAAAGCCGCAGACCTTTTTTCTGCCAGAGAAAAAAATCTGGAAACCTGAGTTTATAAGTCTATAATCTAATAAACAAAGCAGTATTTGAAATTATTCAGAAAAAAGGCGGTAAAATGAAGAAAAACGCAGTGATAATTGTTGTTCTTGTCGTTCTGGCGGCAGTTTTTGTAGGGATTGGAATCAGCCGCAAGGGCAGTGATGCCGACTCGGACGGTTCGTTGACGATAGGCGTAATTCCCAAGGGTCTTACACATGTTTTCTGGCAAAGTGTAAAAGCCGGTGCTCAAGAGGCTTGCGACGAGGTTGGAGCAGATATGTACTGGAACGGCCCCGAGGTTGAGAGCGACCGTGACAAGCAGATTCAAATCGTAGAGGACCTGATGATCCGCAATGTATCGGGTGTTGTTCTTGCTCCGCTAGATGCCGAGGCACTTGTGCCTGTTGTAGAACGGCTTTATGAGCGAGAGATACCCTGTGCAATAATCGATTCGGGTATAGAAACCGATAAATATCTCAGCTTTATATCCACAGATAATTATCTTGGCGGCCAGTTAGCTGCCAGGCGCATGGGCGAGATTCTCGGCGGCGAAGGAAATGTGATCGTGATAAAATACGCTCAGGGCTCGGACTCCACCACTCAGCGTGAAAACGGTTTTATCGAGACGATAGAGAATGAATTTCCCGGGATATCGATAGTAGATACCAAATACGGGCTGACTACGGTTGAAACCGCACTCCAGGCTACAGAAGACCTTTTGACCAAAAATCAGGACGTTGACGGTCTTTTTGCCTGCAACGCGTCCACCTCTGTCGGTGCGCTTCGCGGGCTTGAGAGCCAGGGCCGTACAGAACGTATCAAGATGGTTGGCTTCGATGACGAAGACGCTATTATTAACGGTCTTGTAGAAGGCAAGGTTGACTCTATTGTCGTGCAGAATCCGTTTAAGATGGGTTATGAAGGGGTTAAGGCCGTTGTCGCTTCAATCGAAGGCAGGCCGGTTGAAAGACGTATTGATACCGGAGTAAAGGTTTATACAGCGGAAGACCTTAATGATCCCCAGGTCCGCAAGGCCCTTCGGCTGGAATAGCCACACAAAGAAAATCAGCGGTAAACAGTAGATTATGACAGAGAGCAAACAAAATCGTTCTGTATTGAGCATGGCCGGCATATCTAAGTCGTTCGGTCCGGTGCGGGCGCTGAGCGATGTGAATTTTGTTGTTCGCAAAGGCACTGTTCACGCCCTTGTCGGCGAAAACGGGGCCGGCAAATCGACACTGATGAAGGTTCTTGCAGGTGTGCACAGGCCCGATTCGGGCACTATCCGGATTCAGGGCAGAGAGCAGACCTTCAACGGCCCTCACGATGCTCTAAAAGCCGGCGTGTCTATGATATATCAGGAGCTTGACCTCGCGGAGGATTTGAGTGTTGCGGAGAATGTTTACCTTGGCGGAGAGCTGAAAAAAGGCTTTATGCTAAATCAGGCTCTGATGAATGAGCGGACTGATGCGCTCGCCGCAGAGTACGGATTCAATATCAGCTCAGGCGCGCAAGTCTCCGGGCTTTCTACCGGCGATTGCCAGATAGTAGAGCTGTTAAAAGCCCTGCACAGAAACGCCAACGTTATCGTAATGGACGAGCCGACATCTTCGCTGAGTAAAACCGAGGCTTCAAAACTCTTTGAAATTGTGCGAAATCTCCGCCGCGGCGGCATCTCGATAATCTATATCTCGCACCGCCTCGAAGAGGTTATCGACCTGGCCGATGATATAACCGTTCTGCGTGACGGCAGTGTGGTTCATACGGGAAAAATGCAGGATATGGATATTCCCCGAATTGTGCATCACATGGTAGGCCGCGAACTGAAGGATTTTTATCCCGCCAGGGATGTCTCGCCGGGCAGGGTATGTGTCGAGGCAAAACATATTACAGCCGTCGGCGTCAAAGACGTTTCTTTTAAGATAAAAAGCGGCGAAATCGTCGGCGTTGCCGGTCTTGTCGGTGCGGGCAGGACAGAGCTTGCTGAGGCGCTGTTTGGAGTCAGAGAAAAAACCGGCGGCACTTTGGCAATAGACGGGCGGGAGGTGAAAATCAATTCCCCCGCTCAGGCGATATCCGCCGGCATAGCACTGCTGACAGAGGACAGAAAGCGAACCGGTCTGTGCGTGGGGCTTGCCTGCAGCTGGAACGTAACACTGCCCAACCTTGAAAAAATCGGCATGAAACATTTCATAAGCCCTGCACGTGAGGATAAAGCTGTTATTGATATCGCCTCGAAGGTTTCGGTTAAATGGCCGTCTCCATCTGCTCCTGCGGACTCACTTTCGGGCGGAAATCAGCAGAAACTGCTTATTGCCCGGTGGCTCATGGCAGATTCGAGATTTGTCATATTCGATGAGCCCACCAGGGGGATTGATGTCGGGGCTAAAAAAGAGGTGTACAAAATTCTAAACACTCTGGCTGCTCAAGGCAAGGCGATATTGATGATATCATCAGAGCTGCCCGAGCTCTTCGGCGTGGCCGACCGGATACTTGTAATACGCGGCAGTGAGCAGGCGGCAGATCTGGTAACAGCGGAAACAAGCCCCGATGAAGTGATGAAATACGCCGCTACTGCTGAAAGCTGAAATTTACTGCTAAAAAACATAAGGATAGATACACAAAAATGAACAAAATGATTCGACAGATGCTGCCGTTCGGCACACTGATACTGATAGTATGTATTTTGTCGGCGATAAAGCCCGATTCGTTTTTAACCCTGGACAACTTTCTAAATGTGCTAAGGCGTTCAAGTGTAAACGGCATAATCGCTGTGGGTATGACTTTTATCATCATCAGTGCGGGCATTGATCTTTCTGTCGGCTCTGTCGCGGCTTTTTGCGGCATGGCAGGCGCCTGGACGATGCTTAAGGTCAGCGGGGGAGATTTGACGGCAGGGTCTATGGTGATCGGTACTCTGGCGGGTATGTTTGCCGGGCTTGTCTGCGGGTTTTTCAACGGCACCCTGATCACCAGTCTCAAACTTCAGCCCTTTATTGTAACACTGGGCTCAATGAGTATCTTTCGCGGGATATCTTATGTTATGCACGACGGCCAGCCTTTCAACGTTCCGCAGTACAAATATCTCGGCGAAGGGGTGATTGCCGGCGTTCCCGTCTCGATAATTATATTCGCATTGGTAACAGGTGTCGCCGCGTTCATAATGAAATATACCCGGCTTGGACGTTACACGTATGCGATGGGTTCTAATCAGCAGGCGGCGTTTCATGCCGGTATAAACGTGAAAAAAAATCTCGTGGCGATATATTCACTGACCGGCCTGCTTGTAGGCCTGGCGGCGATGATTTTGACCAGCAGGACGGTATCCGCTCAGCCGACAGCCGGCATTCAGCTTGAGCTGGATGTAATCGCGGCGGTTGTAATAGGCGGTGCCAGCCTTTCCGGCGGCTGCGGCGGCATTACGGGCACGATAATCGGTACGCTTCTGATCAGCTTTTTGCGGAACGGGTGTACTCTGTTGGGAATATCAACAAATGTTCAGCTGATTGTTATCGGTATTATAATTATCGCTGCGGTTGCGATTGATCAGGTTGCCAGGTCAAAAGCCGCAGACAGCACCAACTAAGGAGACGCGTATGAATGTAGAGACTATTAACCTCTCCGGCGGCAGAGGAGCTCAGGGTTTTACTGTTGAGCTGGGGCCGGTAAATCTGGTTTTTGTCAAGACCGATACCGGCATGATAGGCTGCGGGGCGTTTAATGTGATGGCGCTTGACAAGTTTGAATATCCCGCCGCCCGGATCGCCTCAGAAGACGGTTCGCCGATTCGCTGCCCCGATGATCTGCTCGAAGGCGTCGTTATAGAAGTCAACAAAACCGCCGCTGGTAAAGGGGCGGCACTGGAGCTCAAAGGCCGTGATGTTCTCGAAATGCTCTAAACGCGGCGTATTGAAGGGGGCGGGTTAGTTTCCGATCAGGACAACCTCGCCGGTGTCGGGGTCTTTGTAGCCGACCTGCAATCTTCCGCTGCAATCAGGGCATTTCAGGCTGGTGTCGGTGTTCATAAGTTCGAGCTGGCTTAAGCCTTCGGTCAGCTCTTTCATTTTCTTTTCGTATTCGCCTACCGACATTTCGACGACTTTGCCGCATTCTGTGCACTTGAGGTATATTGGTTTGCTTTTTGTTCCGTCAGTACCGCCGCCGACGGATATGTATGTTATTATACCTGCCGCGGCAAGGCATAAAACGGCGATTGCAATCATTACGGTTTTATTCATGGGTTATTCCTTAAGTAAGTTCTGAAACCTGTATTCTGCAATAGATCATTAAGCGTTTGCTTTTATGAGTTTGTCTGAGCCTCTGGGATTTGCGATCAAAGACGAGAGCAATACCGAACGCAGAGTAAAGCCCAGCCCTTTCTTGGCGTTTATGTGCTCTGGTTCGATTTCCAGCTCATACAGCCCAGGAGAATCAAAGGCAATCTCTCCGGCTCTGGTGCCGGCGTAAACTGCATGGCTTCCGGTGCGGGTTTCTTCGAAATCTTTTTTTATTTCCGTGTATAAAGTCTGGCCGGCGGCTGAGATTTTTATTTTGTGCCCGCCTTCCCAGTCAACCGGAGATGCCGGATCACCATCGGCCCGCGGCATAGATGTCAGAATACTGACCTCAAATCTGCCCGGTTGAAGCACCCTGAAAGACCATTTTACAGAGCCTTTTGGTTTGAGCCAGCTTTCGATTGAGCTGTTTGTGCCGGGTTTGAAATCGCCGCCGCTGTCAATGTCGGAATTTAGCACCTCAAGCGATATTTTACCGTCATGTTTTTGAGTGATCGTTTTATCGGCTGAAATTTCTTCGCCGCAATTCACTTCGACAGCAAGAGGCCTTTGGGTTTGCCATTGCGGTATGTCCACCGAAAGCATGTAGATTGATTTTTCGGGCAATATTTGCTGATTAAACGAGATATTGGCAGTCTGGTTTGACAGAAGGCTCATGTTTTTGACATGTGTGCGAAGTCCGGAAAGCTCAATCCTGCCGGCATCAGGGTCGGTTATGATCAGATAAAGCCTTTGGCCGGACTCTGTTACATATCCCCATTCAAAATCGCCTGTAAACGGGCTTGGTTTTGTACCGAAGACAGCGCGGGCGTTATCCTTTAGCCAGCTGCCGATGTACGCAGCGCTCTGTATGCTTTGGGTCGGGATTCTTCCTATGCCGTCCGGTCCGATATTGAGCAGATAGTTGCCGCCTTTGCTTATGACCTCGATAAGCTGGTTTAGAAGCAGCTGGGGGCTTTTCCAGTTGCGGTCGTGGGTTTTATAGCCCCACGAATCGTTCATTGTAGCCGGCACTTCCCAGGCCTGGCCGGTTCCTCCGGCGGGTATGTCGTTGTCTTCTGTCTGGCCGTAGTCGCCTATGCCGTGGCCGAGACGGCCGTTGACAAGGCAGTCCGGCTGAAGCCGGTGAACCAGCTCGAAGAGCTCCTTGCTGTGCCGTCGGGAAATCTGTACCGGCGTGTCGAACCAGATGAGACCGATGGGGCCGTAATTGCTCAGCAGTTCGGTTACCTGGGGTTTTACCTTTTCTTCAAAATATATGGAGAAATCTTTTTTTTCAGGGTCAAAGTCCCAGTCGTTACCGGTTCCGTGCGGGTGGTGCCAGTCCTGGTCCTGCGAGTAGTAGAGACAGAATTTTATGTCTCGCTTGCGGCACTGGTCAGCGAGCGCCTCTATCGGGTCGATGTTGAAGCCCGAGGCGTCTATGACGTTGTATCTGTTGCATTTAGAGCGATACATGGCGAAGCCGTCATGGTGCTTGGCGGTGAATACAAAATATCTGGCACCGGCGCGGGCGACGGTTTCGATCCAGCCGGCAGGGTCAAAAGCGGATGGATTGAATTTTTCGGCGAGCTGCTCGTATTCCTTTGCAGGGATTCGTGATCGCTTCATAATCCATTCCGCTATGTAGGGCGTT
Proteins encoded:
- a CDS encoding ABC transporter permease, whose protein sequence is MNKMIRQMLPFGTLILIVCILSAIKPDSFLTLDNFLNVLRRSSVNGIIAVGMTFIIISAGIDLSVGSVAAFCGMAGAWTMLKVSGGDLTAGSMVIGTLAGMFAGLVCGFFNGTLITSLKLQPFIVTLGSMSIFRGISYVMHDGQPFNVPQYKYLGEGVIAGVPVSIIIFALVTGVAAFIMKYTRLGRYTYAMGSNQQAAFHAGINVKKNLVAIYSLTGLLVGLAAMILTSRTVSAQPTAGIQLELDVIAAVVIGGASLSGGCGGITGTIIGTLLISFLRNGCTLLGISTNVQLIVIGIIIIAAVAIDQVARSKAADSTN
- a CDS encoding YunC family protein; the protein is MNVETINLSGGRGAQGFTVELGPVNLVFVKTDTGMIGCGAFNVMALDKFEYPAARIASEDGSPIRCPDDLLEGVVIEVNKTAAGKGAALELKGRDVLEML
- a CDS encoding alpha-L-fucosidase, coding for MTEQAIKDIFTNRKFGIFVHWGLYSMLGGVWKDKKTPYIAEWIMKRSRIPAKEYEQLAEKFNPSAFDPAGWIETVARAGARYFVFTAKHHDGFAMYRSKCNRYNVIDASGFNIDPIEALADQCRKRDIKFCLYYSQDQDWHHPHGTGNDWDFDPEKKDFSIYFEEKVKPQVTELLSNYGPIGLIWFDTPVQISRRHSKELFELVHRLQPDCLVNGRLGHGIGDYGQTEDNDIPAGGTGQAWEVPATMNDSWGYKTHDRNWKSPQLLLNQLIEVISKGGNYLLNIGPDGIGRIPTQSIQSAAYIGSWLKDNARAVFGTKPSPFTGDFEWGYVTESGQRLYLIITDPDAGRIELSGLRTHVKNMSLLSNQTANISFNQQILPEKSIYMLSVDIPQWQTQRPLAVEVNCGEEISADKTITQKHDGKISLEVLNSDIDSGGDFKPGTNSSIESWLKPKGSVKWSFRVLQPGRFEVSILTSMPRADGDPASPVDWEGGHKIKISAAGQTLYTEIKKDFEETRTGSHAVYAGTRAGEIAFDSPGLYELEIEPEHINAKKGLGFTLRSVLLSSLIANPRGSDKLIKANA